GTGTTTTGGTCACCGAATCTGGGTCACAAAGGGCCTCTGAAGAACTTGCCATTGAGTTTCATCCCTAGATGCACCCAATCTGTGGCTCAGAAAGGCCAAATGATGTCACACGCATGTAATGTGGCCATCTGGAGCACACCACTGCCATCCTccggccaaaattaagaaggcagGGATAGAAAGTGAAGTTAGGAAGGTTAATTGGGTCCCAGCTCAAGTTTGAATGGCTGTGGTTCAAGGACCAGTCCCTGCAAGGGGGGAGGTCTGCGTCAGCTTCATCACAAATCCTGATCTTAACGGAAACCTCACGATCAAGCCTGCAGCGGCAACATCTACAAGTGGGAAGCAAGCTTCCAAGAGTTCAAGGGGGGACTCGCAGCAGGCAGTCTGAAAAAAATCTAGGTCTCCTTGCTCACTCCCgctggagaagggggtggagaaAAGGGGGTGGTTGGCAGCGGCTAATATTTACTGTCTCCTGCTGAACACGGCCCACCCTACCCAAAATATTTTTACGAATTTATTCGATTTCATTCGACCCTCACATACACCATATGGAACTGGGAAGGTCCCCACTGAAAGCCGTGGAGGCTGAGActgagattaagtgacttgctcaaggtcagaCAGCTCTCAAGAGGGTACAGCGGAGACTCTTTTAGGTCTGCTTGACCTGGAAACCTGTGTTTTTCAGATTAGGGCACAAGGTGCAGTTCGCAGGCGACAGGACCGAGGCGCGCTCACGGCTGGCAAGAGAGCTGAGCTGGGCTTCAAATCCAGCGCAGGCGGTGAAAATCCCGAACCGCGTTTTCCAATAAGTTTTTCGCTTTTCGGCCCCGCCCCATGTCTCCGAGCATCCTGAGGGTCTAAGCCCGCCGCTGCCACCCCGCCGGACGCCGCCTACCTGTCGCGGGGCCGTCAGCGTCCCGTCCACGTCGAAGAGGCACAGCGCTGGGCCGGACGCCGCCATGTCGCCGGTTTCCATCCACTCGGGATGGGACTCGTTGGCAACCAGGAACTCCGCCCAGAACTTCCGGGttcgcccccccccacccagcccccgtACCGCAGGGCACGCTTGGGGGAGGAGCATTCCCTCCCACGGTGCCAGGGACCTGCGTCGGATATTCTTTCGGAACCACAAATCCCAGGATGCAATGCGCCGACACGGCGTCCTATGACGGTCGAGCGCGCGCCGTCAGAGGTTCCGGGGACAGAGGGGGTTCACTTCCGGCGGCAGGAAACGAAGCCATGGTAAGAAGGTGGTGTGGTGGGAACCGCGGGAGGTGGTTTGCTTTTCGGGGCCGTGGTGAGGGTTCGGCAGGCAGGCAGGTTCCTGGAGTTCTGATTCGGAGAATCCGCGGTGGCGGTGAACCTCCGGCGTAGGTTAAGGCTTGCTGGGCCGCACTTTCCTGCGCTCCGATGGTGTGGGCGACAGGGTCGCTCTCTGAAATTCACTGGGCTCTGTCCCCGCGCGTCCGATCCTCGGGGGCACCAAGTGCGTTCGAGGTCTTTGAAGCCATTGTCTCATTTGGCTTGTCGTGAATCCCCTTTGTGAAAGGCGAAGGAACCGAGGCCCAGGGAAATGGAGGAACTTGCCCGAGGGGCCACAGCTAGTGTGTGTAGAAGCCGAGGTCGGAACCCAGATCGGGCCCCCAAGCCAGGACCATCTTTCCCGGCTCTCCTCGAGGTGTACAGCCGCGCACTTGATAAAACCCTTGGGCTGCGGGTTGgcgcctccctccctgcccaaaCTGGGCTCAGAAAACAGCGCTTCCCCTTCAGGACCGAAGATGATGCTTTAACCTGACAGAGAATCAGGAGGTTGTTAGAATTATGGCAGGGATTTGTTACTCTTTAGGACATTGGTTCCTGCTGGGGAAAGTGTTCCCACGGCCTTATGCATTCGGTGCCCAGCCCAGAGTTGGCTGTCCCTGggtacttgttgaatgaatgaaggctcTGCCACCTTTCTTGTACCTCTTCGGACTGCCCGAAGGAAAGAGGGCCAGTTTGAGAGTCAGACGATGCCCCACTCACTGGCTGTGTGTCTTTGGgcacatttctttccttctctgtgtttaGTTTCCTCAGTGGTAAAGTACAGGGGACCCTTGAACAATTCGGGTTTGAACTGTGTCCATCCACTTTTGTGTTGattgttgaaaataaatacattggaaAAATTTTAGGAGGTGTGCCGTAATTCAGAAAACCTGGCAAATGAACCGCGTAGCCTggaaatagggaaaaaataaaaacggTATGTCACTAATGCCTAAAATACAGGGAGAtactagtttattttatttactaccATAGTATACACAAGTTTGTTCTAGAAAGTTTATCCGAATGCGCACAGAACCTTGGAGAACTGTACATGTACATAgttgagagaaacagaaacatgaaGATGCAGTGTTAACTCCTAACTGCGTAAAATTAACCGCAGTGCATGCTGTACTACTGTAATCATTCTGCGGCCACCCCCTGCTGCTGTTTCGGTGAGCTCAGGTTTAGTATGTGCTTCGCGTGGCGTGTGCTGCCCTCATCTCCGTGTTAGCACTTCGTGGCTAGTAAATCTCAAATGGCAGTACAAAGTGGTCCCCTGGTTCTCGCGTATTTTTCGTCGTGTTTGGTGCCATGTCGTAAACCTTGAATAACACCAGGGAACCCACACGAAATGCCACTAGTGGTTCTGGAAATGCTCCCAAGAAGCAGAGGAAAATCATGACATGGCAAGAAAAGGTTGAATTGCTCGATACGTACTGTAGATTAAAGTCGGCAGCCGCGGTTGCCTGTCATTTCAAGATGAAATGAGTCCAGCGTGAGGAccattgttaaaaaagaaaaggaaatccacTAAGCCGTTGCAGCAGCTGCACCAGCAGGGGCAAAGACTTTGCACTTTTTGCTAAATACTTTTTTATCTCGTATTGAAAATGCAGCTTTTATGTGGGTGCAGGATTGCTATGAGAAAGGCATCCCTATAGGTTCTAATACGATCCGAGAAAAAGCAAAGTCGTTACACGACAACCTGAAGCAAAAGGAAGACGAAGGAACTAAAGCTGGAGAATTTAATGCCAGCAAAGGATAGTttgataattttagaaagagGTTTGGCTTAAAAAATGTCAAGATGGCAGGAGAAGGAGCTTCTGCCGACCCAGAGGTCATTGATAAGTTCCCACGTCAAGAGCTCCTAGACTGCGCCAGAGGAGTTGACCAAAGGCGCCTCTGTGGGGATGAGAGCTTCTGGACCAGTGCCACATAAGGAAGACGTAGAAGAAGCAGGGCCAGAAAACAAGTTGACGTTAGACAGCCTGGCAGAAGGTTTTCGATTATTCAAGACGGGCTTTGACTTCTTTTACGACATGGACCCTTTGTGATTCGGGCACTGAGACTCAAGCAGGTGATGGAAGAGGGCTTGGTGCCAGACAGAAATATctttagagaaatgaaagagtGAAAAAGTCAGACAGAAATTACGATGTATTTCCCTAAAGTTAGGCCAAGTGTGCCTGCCTCGCCTGCATGCCCTTCCGCCGCCTCCacctgtccccccccccacccccgcacccctgAGACCGCCAGACCAGCCCCGGGGCCTCCTCGTCCTCAGCCTACTCAGCAGGAAGGTGACAAGGATGAAGATCTTCCCGCCGACCCGCTTCCGTGTAATAAATAGTGAAGAGTCATTGTGGTGTACGGTTAAACTTCCCTGTTGTGTGTGTGAGCGAGTGTCTTCATGTGGAAATCCTGTAACTGTACAGCAAGAACTGTAGGGGACGCTTTGTGCCATCATCCTCTGCCTGGGCGTTCACCCTGTAGAACATGTGCAGGAGGCCTTTGGAAGTGAGTAGCCTGTCCTTAGAGGCTGTCAGGTGAGTACTATGTAATATCAAAGTAACTGTGTGTTCTTACTGTTTGGTAACGCTGCTTTATGCCATCAGAGATTTAATTACCTTGCAGTATGCCCCTTATCTCCCTctccgccacccccccccccccgccccgtaaTTGGAAAAGATGCATATCAGTCTATCATCAGTCCtaggtggttttttaaaaaaaggaacagtgTTTCCCATACTGTCTTCGGAACCTGACAGTAGTACTGTGCGCCATAAGAATTTTATAATGGTTCATTCATTAGCGTCCAGAGCAGGCTCCTGGGAAACAGTCATATCGATGACTCTAGACTGCCACTTTGTTTCCAGTCCATGAATCGttgttcttataaataaataggaatctCCCTTTTAGCCTTTTTTGTAGATACATAGATACTATCTACTGTGTTTTGTGTCCTCCAAGACAGTGTTGATGAGGCTACTGACAGttcattttggaaacaaggtaAACTTAATGGTACCGATAATACAatactgtgaatgtattttctcttgtgtttccCCCCCCACATGTGGTTTTCTTATTCACATTCTTTGCTCTAGCTGGCTTTATTCTAAAAACGCAGTATGTAATACGTGTAACAACAAACATGGGTTAACCGACTTATCAGTAAGGCTCCTGGTCAACACTAGGCTATCAGTCGTTGAGTTTTTGGGGAGTCAGGAGTTACaggtggatttttgactgcatgggggGTTGGTGTCCTGAACCCCTGCAGTGTTCAAGGGTCAAGGTCATGGCACGGTCTTGCACCGCCTGTGTGAAGCTCACATGAACTTAAGGCATCCTTCCCTGTGTCTCCGCAGTAATCGCAACCTCACAGGACTGGCGGGAGCCTCTGGGTAAGgggctctgtgtgtgtttttttgttttgttttgttttaaagattttatttatttatttgacagagagagagagatcacaagtaggcagagaggcaggcagagagagagagggaagcaggctccccactgagcagagagcccgatgcggggctcgatcccaggaccctgagatcatgacctgagccgaaggcagaggcttaacccactgagccacccaggcacccctctgcgcGTGTTTATTTTGTGATTAGCGTGGTTGTGTTCTTGAGAGCAACGCTGTCCTGTCTCCCTTCCAGGCCGCCCTCCTCCGAGCCGTGCCACGGTTGGCAGGCGCAGCTGCCTGGAGAAGGCCTGCATGTGGGCTGTGGTGCCGCACCGGGCAGGATCCTGGGAGGTGGATGGGGAGCGGGACCCCCACCCCGAAGGAGAAGCCTGCAGGCATGGACGCAGAGCAGTTCCAGATGGTCTACCGGTTCGATGCTATCCGAGTCTTCAAGTACCTGTCCCGGCTGAAGGTGACGCAGACGGCGCTGACGCTGCTGGCCCTGCCGCCTGGCTTCTATGGGTACTCGCACGGCCTCGTGACTCTCGGCAACTTGTGCCTGGCGGGTGGGGTAGCCGGCTTCGCCCTGGCCATGCTTTTCTGGATGAGCCACTTCTTCCGGAGGCTGGTGGGCATCCTGTATGTGAACGAGGCGGGCACTGTGCTGCGCGTAGCCCACCTGACCTTCTGGGGCCGGCGGCAGGACACGGACTGGCCTGTGGCCGATGTGATCCCCCTGACGGAGAGCGAGGACCGGCCCCAGGAGCTGTTCGTGCGCATCCAGCAATACGGCGGGAAGCAGACCTTCTACCTCAGCCTGCGCTACGGACGCGTCCTGGACAGAGAGCGTTTCATGCAGGTGTTTGGGATGCTGGACACCCTCAAGTGAGCTGGGAGCCGGGCCTCCGGGTGGCCCTGGGCCGCCCGGATCTCCAGCAGGAAGGCCGAGGGTGTGGGTGAGGCCACAGAGCGGAATCAGGCCGCTGGAGACCTTGCCAGGGTCTCCAAACCCTTGTCTTTTGGGATGAGGAAATGATGAGGCAGTAGCTAGTGACTGGGTTTAGGAAAGAGGTCCTTAGTACAAATTCTTACTGTATTTGTATGCGACATTCAGCCAGATGATGGCCAGAAGTTTCTGTTAACTGCCAGTTCTTGGATGAAGCTACGTCGAGTTCACTCAAGTGATGCCGTGCTGAGAAATCGGAAGGTGGGGAGGTGCGCGGTGGGGAGCCCAGGATTCGGAGTGAGAATGCTCAGGTGTTGTCCGTTCTCAACTCCCGGTCCTACGGCAGGTTATCAAGTCTCGCTGAACCTTGGTTGTCACATCCGTGAAAGGGAAAATCCTGCTTGTCACATGGGACGGGTATGAGACTAAAGAGTAAATGTCCAGGTCACTGCAGAGGTCAGGGTGTGCTGTGAGGCTTCCAGGCAGTCAGGAGGGATGTCCTGAGCCCTGTGCCTGGCCCCCTCAGGGGCTTACCCCGAGAAAGGACTGGGAAGAAGCCTAGATAGAGGGGGGTCATTTGACCCCGCCGGGATGGTGACCGCACAGTGACCAGGACAGGTGTCGGCCCGGTGAGCACAGCACTCCTGCTGAGATTGTGTTTGCCACCAAGACGTCTGCGGGTCCTCCTGTGGGAATGCCCTGCGATGTGATAAAGTGAGATGAACTGTATTCTGGTACCTTATTTTATAAACCGAAGCTGATTAAATGCACTGCCCTTCCCTGCAGTCAGTGCTACATGTCTGTTACACAGTCGGTAACAGTACAGAGGAGGGAAGGCGTGATCTCTCTTATTCTGCCTCTCAGAAGTCAGTAACTGCATGTTTCGATGTGCGGACTTCTAgccttttttattgtaaaatatacaGTATGTAAATTTATCCTTTTACCATTTTCTAGTGAACAGTTTAGTGATACTAACCATGTCTACAGCGTTGTACAACCACCGCCTCTGTCCATTCCAGAACTTTTTTGTCATCCCAGGGAGAAACTCTATTCCCATTAAACATGACTCCCcattccccctctccctggcccttgTAACCACTCATTTGCTTTCTGTCTGTGTGGATTGGCTTATCCTGGACATCTGGTGTAGATGGAATCAGACACCCTGTGGTGTGTGATGTCTGGCTTTCGCTCGCCATCCTGTTTCTGAGGCACATCTGGACTATAACCCGTACgagcttcattcctttttgtggctgaataacgTGTGTGTAGACCATATTTCGTTTCtccatccgttgatggacatttgcattgtttccaGCGCTTGGCTCTTGTGACTAATGCTGCTGTCGTCATgggtggacagaagtctgaggccGTGCTTTCGGGCCTTTTGGGTGTGTGTtgagaagtgggattactgggtgggtggtaactctatgtttaccCTTGTGAGGAACCCCCAGGGCGGCGTGCATGTGCTGGGGCCGACCCTGATTTGATCCTAAGCACTAGGGAGAGCCTGGAGGGTCAGAGCGAGAATGGTGGAAGGAAGTGTGAGagcttttatatttacatatatttttttaaagattttatttatttgagagagatttattgagagagatcacaagcaggcagagaggcaggcagagagagaggaggaagcaggctccctgctgagcagagaccccccccccctcccatgcggggctcgatccaaggactcggagttcatgacctgagccgaaggcagtggcttaacccgctgagccacccaggcgcccctatatttacatatttttaaagactttatttatgtgaTAGGAAGAAGGCACAagcctgggggaggagcagaaagggagggggagaagcaggctccccactcagcaaggagcctgttgggggctctatcacaggaccctgggatcctgatctgagttgaagtcagaggcttgactgactgagccacccaggcgccccaaagtgtACGATCTtttagaaacaagaagaaactgcACTTTGTAATTTGTGTTCAGTTGTAGCTAAAGATGCAAACATAACGGTCGTATAACGGTCGTAGGCGTGTGGATTTGATTCCTGTGGTTGGAGACCCTGGTCTGGGGAGTGTGGCTGGGTCCCTCAGGTGTTTGGGGACACTGGGCACCCACCGTGTGGGCAAAGCTGTGGTCTTCCCAGACATAAGGGCTTTGCATGCAGGAGCCCGAGCCCTGACCCAGAGCCTGGGTTTGCATCTGGGTTTTCCAGGGGCCACCAACCAATTCAcctgacttgatttcggctcaaaaAAGCACTGGCTTTTTCTTCAGGGGAAATGCCATGTTGTTCCACTGACCTCTTGTTTTAGGCAGACTCAGAAATCCGACCAGAAGCGGACCACTTCTCCCCCTGTGCAGCCCTGCCGTTCTGATCCTCACCATCCTCATGTCTCCTCGGGGCTGTTGCAACCTGCTGCTGCCATGATCCTTCCCCTGCTAGAGCCTGTTCTCACAGCAGCCAAAGtgatcctttgtttttcttttcgtttttaatgtttatttatttagagatagaccatgggtgggaggaggggcagggggagagggagagcgactcctcaagcagactccccgctgagcacggtaCCCTGGtgtaggctccatgccaggaccctgagatcaccagagtgatcctttattttatttttatttttgaagatttttttctctattcattGAGAGCCGGGgtagcgggagagggagaagcagaccccccactgagcaaggagccacttaacccactgagccactcaggcacccctataaaatGTCTTAAGAGGTATTAGTGATTTGACTTTGACCTCATTAAAGACAAGAATTAACTCAACCCCTGATTTGGTCTAGTTGTAAGCTATTACCTGAGTGAACCTCACCCCCGGAGATTCTGGTTATGTTCGGGATGGGTCCCCAGAATCTTTTTGACAAGCTTGACGCTGATTCTGAAATGCAGCCAGGCTGGGAATTTCAGGAATAGACTATCAGGACAGAAAACGCTAGAGTAATTCATCCCTGCAGACTTCGTGTTCCTGGGGTTCTCAGCTCCGGCTCCATGtgcagaatcacctggagagctttgtAAAAATATGGTtgcccaggggctcctgggcagctcagtcagttaagagtctgcctctcgctcaggtcatgatcccagggtcccttcatcacgctccttgctcagcggggagcctgcttctccccctgcttgcacttgcTCTCTGTCAggtaagtgaaatcttaaaaaaaaaaaaaaaaaaccaggggcgcctgggtggctcagtggtttaagccgctgccttcggctcaggtcatgatctcagggtcctgggatcgggtcccgcattggactctctgctcggcagagagcctgcttccctctctctctctctgcctgcctctccatctacttgtgatttctctctgtcaaataaataaataaaatattaaaaaaaaaaaacaaaaccataccaTTGCCCACACCTGTGACCAGGCATTGCTATTCAGGGTTTCTCAGGTGATTCTCACGTGTAGCCTTGCTTGACAGTCACTGCCCTGAAGCATCGCACACTGGAGGTGAGAGCCCGGTTCTCAACAGCTGTGGCAGGAAAGAACCTCCATTTGCATGGGTTGTCGGCTCACACAGCACCAGCAGAGGGCACACAGCACATGCATTGTTTCATCCTCTTCttcctgagccagaaccaccgGATCTGCACTTGACCACCCAAGGGCTCCTGCGGCACACACCAGGAGGGCAGTATCTGGGAGATGTCCAAACTCACCTGTGCGCAACCCCTGCAGATTCTGGTAGATGCtggtatttgagagagagagagagagagagcaccgagagaggcagagggagaagcagactctccgctgagcagagggtctgacatggggctcaatcccaggaccctgagatcatgaccggagctgaagacagaggctgaacccactgagccacccaggcgcctttggGGTATCTGTATTTTTATGCTTCCTAGGTAATTCCAAGGCACCCCAACTTTTGAGACTCACTGGGATTTACCCTTCCTGAAGGCCATGCAGATAATAAAGCATCTGCTCTCAGGAGATACAAGTGGTCCTTAGATACACAGGCGATTTCCCCACTTTGGCAACAGTGCCCACGTGACCATCTGATAGAAACACCCAAGCAGACTTAGGAGGCTGTTCATCGAATGTTCCTAATAGTAAAAGGCATGAACAGCGGTGACAAAACTGGAAGTAAACTGAGTGTTTGTTAGTAGGTAATGTGGTGAATAAATGTCGGTAGAACCATAGTGCGGACCATTATATGGCCCTTCAAAGAAATGATGTTGGGGGGCGCCTGTGAGGCTCAGTCCACCGAGcacccaactcctggtttcatcccaggttgtgatctcccgGTCGTGGGACTTTGGCCCgggtcgggctctgtgctccgcgAGGAGTCTGTTTGAGTtacgctctccctctgcccctccccaccatgctctctctttaaattaaataaatacatctttaaaaaaaaaaagaatgaggggcgcctgggtgattcagtgggttaaagcctctgccttcgactcaggttatggtcccagggtcttgggatcgagccccgcatctggctctctgctcagcggggagcctgcttcccttcctctctctctctctccctgcctacttgtgatctctgtcaaataaataaaatctttaaaaaataataaaataaaaaaagaatgaggttgaACTATATCTGCTGATGTGGAAAGGTAACCATAGGCTAATGATAAGTGGAAAAAGCAAGCCACAGAGCAGTACAGTTTCGTGTGGTCTTGTTTTTGCGTTTGTATAAATTGTGTAGGTTCTAATTTGTTCACAGTGGTTACAGTCGGGGGTGGTGCGGGTGGACAGGACGGAGGGCAGACGTCCATGTTCAACTTTATAACCTTCTAATAccgtttttaagtttttatgacAGAGCATGTTGTCTGgcttaacagatgaagaaagatgCTGTAAAAAACtctttcagggacacctgggtggctcagtggattaagcctctgccttcggctcgggtcatgatcccagagagcctcgaattgggctctctgctcagcagggagcttgcttcctcctctctctctgcctgcctctctacctacccgtgatctctgcctgtcaaataaataaataaaatcttaaaaaaaaaattaaaacaaacagaaaaccaaaactcTCTTTCAAGCCAACTCTGTAGGTGAAGGGAAGTTTCTCCACTTTGAATTCCCATTCTGGACTCGGAAGCTAAGCTGATGTCGGGAAATCATGGAGATCGTTGGTGACATGGTCACATTTGTTCCTTTTAGAGTGGTTTTCCTGCCTGTCTGCTGAGACCCTTCTGAACTCTGGGTGCCTCTGTGCCCTGGGCTGGGTATAATTTAGCTGCAGTGGATGGGGTGGTCTGTACCACACCTGTTTCCATCCATTACTTGCTAGGGGCTGAAGGTGTATCCCCCCGCCCCTGCCGTGAAATTCAGCGACTGAAACCATAACCCCCGTGTAGTGGTGTTTGGAGgtgtggggcctttgggagatgattagggTCCCCATGATGGGATAAGACCCTTACAAATAAAgaggctttgtgtgtgtgtgtgcgcccccaggaaggccatgtgaggacacgggGAAAGAGGTCCTGACTAAGAACCTGACCAtggacttcagcctccagaactgtgagaaatacatgtcTACCATTTAAACCTTCCAGTGTATGATTACTGGGGAGGTCCTCAAGGGGGTATGTCTGCCAGTTGACCCTCAAACTGGCCCCAGGCAGTCGAAGGTTCTTCagcccctcccctgtccttggaatgtagATTCCACCTGACTTCTCTGTTTCCAGAAGTTGCCCAAGGGATGTGGTGTTGAGCCCATCTGTGCAGTGGACGCCAGTGAACCCAGTGAAGACCATATAAACTCTTAAGGTTCTGGCAGGTGGCTTTGGAGAGCCCCTTATCTTGCAGCTGCCCAGGACAAGGCTTGTAAGTTAAGTTCCCTTATAACCCCTGCCACCTGCCCATCCGGGGTGGCTTGCCTCTCTCTTGGGTCTCGCCCTGTCCCCTACTCCC
The sequence above is a segment of the Mustela lutreola isolate mMusLut2 chromosome 17, mMusLut2.pri, whole genome shotgun sequence genome. Coding sequences within it:
- the TMEM186 gene encoding transmembrane protein 186 isoform X1; this translates as MQCADTASYDGRARAVRGSGDRGGSLPAAGNEAMAALLRAVPRLAGAAAWRRPACGLWCRTGQDPGRWMGSGTPTPKEKPAGMDAEQFQMVYRFDAIRVFKYLSRLKVTQTALTLLALPPGFYGYSHGLVTLGNLCLAGGVAGFALAMLFWMSHFFRRLVGILYVNEAGTVLRVAHLTFWGRRQDTDWPVADVIPLTESEDRPQELFVRIQQYGGKQTFYLSLRYGRVLDRERFMQVFGMLDTLK
- the TMEM186 gene encoding transmembrane protein 186 isoform X2 — its product is MRLLTVHFGNKAALLRAVPRLAGAAAWRRPACGLWCRTGQDPGRWMGSGTPTPKEKPAGMDAEQFQMVYRFDAIRVFKYLSRLKVTQTALTLLALPPGFYGYSHGLVTLGNLCLAGGVAGFALAMLFWMSHFFRRLVGILYVNEAGTVLRVAHLTFWGRRQDTDWPVADVIPLTESEDRPQELFVRIQQYGGKQTFYLSLRYGRVLDRERFMQVFGMLDTLK